The Brassica napus cultivar Da-Ae chromosome C7, Da-Ae, whole genome shotgun sequence genome has a segment encoding these proteins:
- the LOC106393358 gene encoding uncharacterized protein LOC106393358, producing MSSEEGRLITFGCYYGGKFEEVDGKDLYNGGGYRIMEAYPSRLFPELMNQLPISLYGQRVWFKFPYEGIEERQLIRNGDDQFTKMCRASVWVDSIDIFVEPETEGDESRAENEREETERYEADSEAERYEAERNEHQFDEEARVERNVADFVDEDFDEYATPLCSDDDEDGVERDGYLRYIKGSGDLKLRQAFESLEAFKKAMVDYVLKHRWNIKYVRWEKDKSELKCASEAEEGEEQCMWKIYCSYEEPLQKWLVKVLMKEHTCMRSGRSSLLTQEVIAGLFVDDIRENPKLKPKQILEEIQKRWELTATIDQCRNARKRALEIIKEEQDLQFSRLRDYRVELLESNRGSSVHLETVQGDDGSDVFYRFYVCFAALKNTWTSHCRPIFGLDGCFLKCTTKGQLLAAVGRDANNQMFPIAWAVVDVENEPNWRWFIEKLQTDLHLQDGNGFTVISDRQKGLLNAVEDLLPRVEHRMCARHIYGNLKKVHPNRADMKGLFWKVAKSYNTAQYNKRVDHVKAYDMDVYNSMMMKNPKNCSLAYFSSTSSCDDVSNNISESFNHAIDPARYMPFVEMLETIRRKAMLRIEARKLISMKHKGKFSIKAVERVELEQTKIRLCNIYPCGHEIFEVKEKNFSYKVKMLEHSCTCRKWDMSGLPCRHALKVIVEKKRKKEDYIGDCYLTSKWRMQYQTPIEAVHGVNFWKKTDESVIVPPITEDTDSALGRKKIPKRIKGKNESPSKKKKKVRQESPTKVSREKRIIHCGRCGAVGHNSRKCSSIGVEIQRPPKKNKESSQPMLSQVID from the exons ATGAG TTCTGAGGAAGGCAGGCTGATCACCTTTGGCTGCTACTATGGTGGAAAATTTGAAGAGGTTGATGGTAAAGATCTTTACAATGGTGGTGGTTATAGGATAATGGAAGCTTATCCTAGTCGTTTATTTCCAGAGCTCATGAACCAGCTACCCATAAGTCTCTATGGTCAAAGAGTGTGGTTTAAGTTTCCATATGAAGGTATAGAAGAACGACAGTTGATAAGAAATGGTGACGATCAGTTCACAAAAATGTGTAGAGCTTCAGTATGGGTAGATTCAATCGATATCTTTGTTGAGCCAGAGACAGAAGGAGATGAGTCAAGAGCTGAGAACGAGAGAGAGGAGACAGAGAGGTATGAGGCAGATTCAGAGGCAGAGAGATATGAGGCCGAGAGGAATGAACACCaatttgatgaagaagcaagagTAGAAAGGAATGTGGCTGATTTTGTTGATGAAGATTTTGATGAGTATGCTACACCTTTATGTTCAGACGATGATGAAGATGGTGTTGAGAGAGATGGGTATTTGAGGTACATAAAAGGCAGTGGTGATCTGAAATTAAGACAAGCTTTTGAGAGTTTGGAAGCTTTCAAAAAAGCTATGGTTGACTATGTGCTAAAGCATAGATGGAATATTAAGTATGTGCGTTGGGAGAAAGACAAATCAGAATTGAAGTGTGCCAGTGAagctgaagaaggagaagaacaaTGTATGTGGAAGATTTACTGCTCTTATGAAGAACCGTTACAGAAGTGGCTAGTTAAAGTGTTAATGAAAGAGCACACTTGCATGAGGAGTGGACGTTCAAGCCTGCTTACACAAGAGGTTATTGCTGGGTTGTTCGTTGATGACATAAGggaaaatccaaaattaaaaccaaaacagATTCTAGAAGAGATTCAGAAGCGTTGGGAGTTGACTGCAACCATAGATCAGTGCCGGAACGCAAGGAAAAGGGCATTAGAAATTATCAAAGAGGAGCAGGACTTACAGTTCTCACGGCTTAGAGATTACAGAGTTGAGTTATTGGAGTCGAATAGGGGCTCATCAGTCCATCTAGAGACAGTCCAAGGTGATGATGGTAGTGATGTCTTTTACAGATTCTATGTCTGTTTTGCTGCGTTGAAGAATACATGGACCTCTCACTGTAGACCTATCTTTGGTCTTGATGGATGCTTTCTTAAGTGTACAACTAAAGGTCAGTTGTTAGCAGCAGTCGGGAGAGACGCCAACAACCAGATGTTTCCCATTGCTTGGGCTGTCGTTGATGTTGAGAATGAACCCAACTGGAGATGGTTTATTGAGAAGCTGCAAACCGACTTACACCTGCAAGATGGTAATGGATTTACTGTGATTTCTGACAGGCAAAAAGGGTTGTTAAATGCTGTAGAAGATTTATTACCACGAGTGGAGCATAGGATGTGTGCAAGGCACATCTATGGAAACCTAAAGAAGGTACATCCTAACAGAGCTGACATGAAGGGATTGTTTTGGAAGGTTGCAAAGAGTTACAATACAGCTCAATACAACAAAAGGGTGGATCACGTTAAAGCATACGATATGGACGTCTATAACTCAATGATGATGAAGAATCCCAAAAACTGCAGCCTTGCCTACTTCTCATCAACGTCTTCCTGTGATGATGTAAGCAACAACATATCTGAATCCTTTAACCACGCCATAGACCCTGCAAGATATATGCCATTTGTGGAGATGTTAGAGACAATACGCCGAAAAGCTATGCTCCGGATAGAGGCAAGAAAGCTTATATCAATGAAACACAAAGGAAAGTTTAGTATTAAAGCAGTGGAGAGAGTGGAACTAGAGCAGACAAAGATCAGGCTGTGTAACATATATCCTTGTGGTCATGAAATCTTTGAAGTGAAGGAGAAAAACTTTTCATACAAAGTAAAGATGTTGGAGCATAGTTGTACGTGTAGGAAATGGGATATGTCCGGGTTGCCTTGTCGTCATGCTCTGAAGGTAAttgtagagaagaagagaaagaaagaggatTACATTGGTGATTGCTATCTCACTTCGAAGTGGAGAATGCAATACCAAACACCAATTGAGGCTGTTCATGGTGTGAATTTTTGGAAGAAGACTGATGAGTCTGTGATTGTGCCTCCAATAACAGAAGATACAGATTCAGCGTTAGGAAGAAAGAAAATTCCAAAGAGGATAAAAGGGAAGAACGAGTCACCgagcaagaagaaaaaaaaggttagACAAGAGTCTCCAACTAAAGTTTCTAGAGAAAAAAGAATAATTCATTGTGGAAGATGTGGAGCAGTTGGGCACAATTCGAGAAAGTGTTCTAGCATAGGTGTTGAGATTCAACGTCCACCCAAGAAGAACAAGGAAAGCTCGCAGCCAATGCTTAGCCAAGTGATTGACTAG
- the LOC106396031 gene encoding uncharacterized protein At4g04775-like, translating to MGDTGRGFPTYCRCGTRVIRLTSKTITNPGRLFHKCPYGNENNRHHLFKWTDESMVEEIEDMKQKFDEIERASSTIEKGLQVCESEMESLAIETRTCCSVVSGYEKELRGFEKEIEDVKMELKSLKNMVVCVVVFGLLYKLFM from the exons ATGGGAGATACCGGAAGAGGCTTTCCGACCTACTGTAGATGTGGCACACGAGTCATACGGCTCACATCAAAAACCATAACTAACCCGGGGCGTCTCTTTCACAAATGTCCCTATGGCAATGAG AACAATCGTCATCATTTGTTCAAATGGACAGATGAATCAATGGTTGAGGAGATTGAGGATATGAAGCAAAAATTCGATGAAATTGAGAGAGCTTCAAGCACCATTGAGAAGGGTTTACAAGTTTGTGAATCTGAGATGGAATCTCTTGCAATCGAAACTCGCACTTGTTGCAGTGTGGTTAGCGGTTATGAGAAGGAGCTAAGAGGATTTGAAAAGGAGATTGAAGATGTCAAGATGGAACTTAAGAGCTTGAAGAACATGGTTGTGTGTGTTGTAGTGTTTGGTCTTTTGTATAAGCTCTTTATGTAG
- the LOC106390830 gene encoding probable LRR receptor-like serine/threonine-protein kinase At3g47570, with protein MRLFLLVSFIVFVYLETYGFSDDRQALLQLRSQVSEKKRVVLSSWNNSVPLCNWDKVRCGLKHKRVTGLNLGGLQLGGVISPYIGNLSFLISLNLSDNSFGGTIPHEVGSLLRLRYLSMSLNFLEGELPSGLFNCTRLLKLSLHSNHFVQYIPSELGSLKKLLVLNLGKNNLKGKLPASIGNLTSLKSLSLGYNDMQGEIPDDIARLTQMAGISLSNNYFSGNFPFHVYNWPSLEVLSISSNRLYGSLRPDLGNLLPKIRTLFLGSNYFTGVIPTTLTNISNLQALGIENNKLRGSIPWSFGKVQNLQIMALNGNSLGSYSSGDLEFLDALTNCTQLVRINVARNRLGGPLPTSITNLSRDLSDLQLGKNFISGSIPHDIGNLIGLQSIGLQENMLTGLLPASLGKLSGLGELYLYSNRMSGHIPSSIANITMLAELYLSNNSFDGMVPSSLGNCSQMLYLYLGFNKLTGIIPWEIMQIPSLIHLVLESNLFTGSLPKDVGQLQNLVLLTLGDNKLSGQLPQTLGNCLSMKAIFLQGNSFGGSIPDISGFLGVESVDLSNNNLSGSIPRYFASFSLLWLLNLSINNFEGNVPIEGVFQNASTVLVFGNKNLCGGIRELQLKPCLVETPPRRADHPSLLKKVVIGVSVGISFLLLLFIASLRWFRKRKNDHLTNNQTPLTLGAFHEKISYGDLRNATDGFSSSNLIGSGSFGTVFKALLPGESNVVAVKVLNMQRRGAMKSFMAECKSLKDIRHRNLVKLLTACSSIDFKGNEFKALIYEFMPSGSLDVWLHPEEVEEVHRPLTTLALLERLNIVIDVASVLDYLHVQCHEPIAHCDLKPSNVLLDNDLTAHVSDFGLAQLLLKFDEGSFLNQLSSSGVRGTIGYAAPEYGMGGQPSIHGDVYSFGVLLLEVFTGKRPTNELFGGNFTLLSYTKSALPERVLDIADKSICHKGLRVGFPISECLTLVLDVGLRCCEESPSNRLAMSEAVKELISVREKFFKSRRTARS; from the exons ATGAGACTCTTTCTTTTAGTTTCTTTCATTGTCTTCGTGTATCTTGAAACATATGGTTTTAGCGATGATAGGCAAGCTTTGCTCCAGCTCAGGTCTCAAGTTTCTGAAAAGAAAAGAGTGGTCTTGTCCTCCTGGAATAACTCCGTCCCTCTCTGCAACTGGGACAAGGTTAGATGTGGCCTGAAACATAAGAGAGTTACTGGTTTGAACCTTGGAGGATTGCAGTTAGGGGGAGTGATATCACCATATATTGGTAATCTTTCGTTTCTCATATCACTTAATCTCTCTGATAACTCTTTTGGTGGAACCATTCCCCACGAGGTGGGAAGTTTGCTTAGACTTCGATACTTGAGTATGAGCTTGAATTTTCTTGAAGGAGAGCTTCCATCCGGTCTATTTAATTGCACTAGATTGTTGAAACTTAGTTTACATTCAAACCATTTTGTACAATATATTCCTTCAGAGCTAGGATCATTAAAGAAGCTGCTTGTTTTAAATCTTGGCAAAAATAACTTGAAAGGGAAGCTCCCTGCATCTATCGGTAACTTAACATCCCTCAAAAGTCTTAGCTTGGGATATAACGATATGCAAGGAGAAATTCCAGATGATATAGCTAGATTGACTCAAATGGCTGGTATTtcattatcaaataattatttctcaGGAAATTTCCCTTTCCATGTCTACAATTGGCCCTCACTTGAGGTACTATCCATCTCTTCTAATAGGTTATATGGTAGCTTGAGGCCTGATCTTGGTAATCTTTTACCAAAGATCCGAACGTTATTCTTGGGAAGTAACTATTTCACTGGAGTAATTCCAACAACACTTACCAATATCTCGAATCTTCAAGCGTTGGGAATTGAGAACAACAAGTTGAGAGGAAGTATTCCTTGGAGCTTTGGAAAAGTACAGAATTTGCAAATTATGGCACTTAATGGTAATTCTTTGGGAAGTTACTCTTCTGGAGATCTTGAATTTCTTGATGCCTTAACTAACTGCACCCAACTAGTGAGGATAAATGTTGCTCGTAATCGGCTCGGGGGTCCTTTACCTACCTCCATCACCAATCTGTCCAGAGACCTCTCCGATCTACAGCTTGGGAAAAATTTCATATCTGGAAGCATTCCTCATGACATTGGTAATCTCATTGGTCTACAATCAATTGGGTTGCAAGAGAATATGCTGACCGGATTACTCCCTGCCTCTCTTGGGAAGCTTTCTGGATTGGGGGAATTATATTTGTATTCAAATAGAATGTCAGGACATATACCATCCTCTATAGCTAACATCACTATGTTAGCAGAACTATATTTGAGCAACAACAGCTTTGACGGAATGGTTCCTTCAAGTCTCGGTAATTGTAGTCAGATGCTATATTTATATCTCGGATTTAACAAGTTGACTGGTATTATACCTTGGGAAATTATGCAAATCCCCTCCCTTATCCATCTAGTCCTGGAAAGTAATTTGTTTACTGGCTCTCTACCAAAAGATGTTGGGCAACTACAAAACCTTGTTCTACTAACACTTGGGGATAATAAATTATCAGGACAACTCCCACAAACTTTGGGAAATTGTCTCTCGATGAAAGCTATTTTTCTGCAAGGGAATTCTTTTGGTGGATCCATTCCAGATATAAGTGGATTTCTGGGTGTTGAGAGCGTTGATTTGTCAAACAATAATCTCTCTGGAAGTATACCTAGATACTTTGCAAGCTTTTCTTTGTTGTGGTTGCTGAATCTATCCATCAACAACTTTGAAGGAAATGTGCCAATAGAAGGAGTATTTCAAAATGCTTCTACAGTCTTGGTATTTGGGAACAAAAATCTATGTGGAGGCATAAGGGAGTTGCAACTAAAGCCATGTCTAGTCGAAACACCTCCACGACGGGCAGATCATCCATCTCTTTTGAAGAAAGTTGTGATCGGGGTCAGCGTCGGCATATCTTTTCTCTTGCTATTGTTCATAGCTTCTTTACGTTGgtttagaaaaagaaagaatgaCCATCTTACCAATAATCAAACTCCTTTGACTTTGGGGGCCTTCCATGAAAAGATAAGTTATGGAGATCTACGGAACGCGACTGATGGCTTCTCTTCGAGCAACTTGATCGGTTCTGGAAGTTTTGGTACCGTGTTTAAAGCATTGTTACCGGGCGAGAGCAATGTCGTTGCAGTGAAAGTTCTAAACATGCAAAGACGTGGAGCGATGAAGAGTTTTATGGCAGAATGTAAATCTTTGAAGGACATAAGGCATCGTAATCTTGTGAAACTATTGACAGCTTGTTCTAGTATTGATTTTAAAGGAAACGAATTCAAGGCTCTAATCTATGAGTTCATGCCTAGTGGAAGCTTAGATGTGTGGCTGCACCCAGAGGAAGTGGAAGAGGTTCATAGGCCATTAACAACCTTAGCACTTCTAGAAAGGCTTAACATAGTGATAGATGTGGCTTCTGTTTTGGATTATCTTCATGTTCAATGCCATGAACCTATAGCTCATTGCGATCTTAAGCCAAGCAACGTCCTCCTAGACAATGATTTGACTGCCCATGTTAGCGACTTTGGTCTCGCTCAACTTCTCCTCAAATTCGATGAAGGGTCCTTTCTCAACCAACTAAGCTCATCTGGCGTCAGGGGAACCATCGGCTATGCTGCACCAG AATATGGAATGGGAGGACAGCCATCAATACATGGTGATGTGTATAGCTTTGGGGTTCTCCTTTTGGAAGTGTTCACTGGAAAAAGACCAACCAATGAGTTATTTGGAGGAAACTTTACCCTACTAAGTTACACCAAGTCTGCATTGCCAGAGAGAGTTTTGGACATTGCAGATAAATCAATTTGTCACAAGGGTCTGAGAGTTGGTTTTCCTATTTCTGAGTGCTTGACACTGGTTTTGGATGTGGGACTTAGGTGCTGTGAAGAATCTCCAAGTAACCGGTTGGCGATGAGTGAAGCCGTGAAGGAGCTAATCTCAGTCCGGGAAAAGTTCTTTAAATCTAGAAGAACAGCCAGAAGTTGA
- the LOC106396888 gene encoding homoserine kinase-like isoform X2, with translation MATLCFHSPSKPISYFHPKSKPSPPLFSKVSVLRCKASVQTLVSVEPEPVFTSVKTFAPATVANLGPGFDFLGCAVDGLGDHVTLRVDPSVRAGEVLISEITGTTTKLSTNPLRNCAGIAAIATMKMLGIRSVGLSLDLHKGLPLGSGLGSSAASAAAAAVAVNEIFGRKLVREELVLAGLESEAKVSGYHADNIAPAIMGGFVLIRNYEPLDLKPLRFPEDKELFFVLVSPEFEAPTKKMRAALPTEIPMVHHVWNSSQAAALVAAVLEGDAVMLGKALSSDKVVEPTRAPLIPGMEAVKKAALEAGAFGCTISGAGPTAVAVIDAAEKGEEIGERMVEAFMRVGNLKSVACVKKLDKVGARLVSSVSS, from the exons ATGGCAACACTCTGCTTCCACTCTCCCTCCAAACCCATTTCATATTTCCATCCCAAATCGAAACCCTCTCCACCGTTATTCTCCAAAGTCTCCGTCTTAAGATGCAAAGCCTCCGTACAAACCCTCGTCTCCGTCGAGCCGGAGCCCGTTTTCACCTCCGTCAAGACTTTCGCTCCCGCCACCGTCGCTAATCTAGGCCCAGGCTTCGACTTCTTAGGCTGCGCCGTCGACGGTCTCGGAGACCACGTGACTCTCCGCGTAGATCCCTCCGTTCGCGCCGGCGAGGTCTTAATCTCAGAAATCACCGGAACCACGACGAAACTCAGCACAAACCCTCTCCGAAACTGCGCCGGAATCGCTGCGATTGCGACGATGAAGATGTTAGGGATTAGATCGGTTGGGTTGTCGTTAGATTTGCATAAAGGTCTTCCTTTGGGAAGCGGTTTGGGTTCTAGTGCAGCTAGCGCCGCCGCAGCTGCTGTAGCGGTTAACGAGATCTTCGGTCGGAAGTTAGTTAGAGAAGAATTGGTTTTAGCCGGTTTGGAATCTGAAGCTAAAGTTTCCGGTTACCACGCGGATAACATCGCTCCTGCGATCATGGGAGGGTTTGTTTTGATTAGAAACTACGAACCGCTTGATCTTAAACCGTTGAGGTTCCCTGAGGATAAAGAGCTATTCTTTGTACTAGTGAGCCCTGAGTTCGAAGCTCCTACCAAGAAGATGAGAGCTGCATTGCCTACAGAGATTCCGATGGTTCACCATGTTTGGAACAGTAGCCAAGCGGCTGCTTTAGTCGCGGCTGTGTTGGAAGGAGACGCGGTGATGCTAGGGAAGGCTTTGTCGTCGGATAAAGTTGTGGAGCCGACGAGGGCTCCGTTGATTCCGGGGATGGAGGCTGTGAAGAAGGCTGCTTTGGAAGCTGGGGCGTTTGGATGTACGATTAGTGGAGCTGGACCAACTGCGGTTGCGGTGATTGATGCGGCGGAGAAAGGAGAggagattggtgagaggatggTGGAGGCTTTTATGAGGGTTGGGAACTTGAAGTCTGTTGCTtgtgtgaagaagcttgataaGGTTGGTGCTAGGCTTGTTAGTAGCGTCTCCAG CTGA
- the LOC106396888 gene encoding homoserine kinase-like isoform X1: protein MATLCFHSPSKPISYFHPKSKPSPPLFSKVSVLRCKASVQTLVSVEPEPVFTSVKTFAPATVANLGPGFDFLGCAVDGLGDHVTLRVDPSVRAGEVLISEITGTTTKLSTNPLRNCAGIAAIATMKMLGIRSVGLSLDLHKGLPLGSGLGSSAASAAAAAVAVNEIFGRKLVREELVLAGLESEAKVSGYHADNIAPAIMGGFVLIRNYEPLDLKPLRFPEDKELFFVLVSPEFEAPTKKMRAALPTEIPMVHHVWNSSQAAALVAAVLEGDAVMLGKALSSDKVVEPTRAPLIPGMEAVKKAALEAGAFGCTISGAGPTAVAVIDAAEKGEEIGERMVEAFMRVGNLKSVACVKKLDKVGARLVSSVSR from the coding sequence ATGGCAACACTCTGCTTCCACTCTCCCTCCAAACCCATTTCATATTTCCATCCCAAATCGAAACCCTCTCCACCGTTATTCTCCAAAGTCTCCGTCTTAAGATGCAAAGCCTCCGTACAAACCCTCGTCTCCGTCGAGCCGGAGCCCGTTTTCACCTCCGTCAAGACTTTCGCTCCCGCCACCGTCGCTAATCTAGGCCCAGGCTTCGACTTCTTAGGCTGCGCCGTCGACGGTCTCGGAGACCACGTGACTCTCCGCGTAGATCCCTCCGTTCGCGCCGGCGAGGTCTTAATCTCAGAAATCACCGGAACCACGACGAAACTCAGCACAAACCCTCTCCGAAACTGCGCCGGAATCGCTGCGATTGCGACGATGAAGATGTTAGGGATTAGATCGGTTGGGTTGTCGTTAGATTTGCATAAAGGTCTTCCTTTGGGAAGCGGTTTGGGTTCTAGTGCAGCTAGCGCCGCCGCAGCTGCTGTAGCGGTTAACGAGATCTTCGGTCGGAAGTTAGTTAGAGAAGAATTGGTTTTAGCCGGTTTGGAATCTGAAGCTAAAGTTTCCGGTTACCACGCGGATAACATCGCTCCTGCGATCATGGGAGGGTTTGTTTTGATTAGAAACTACGAACCGCTTGATCTTAAACCGTTGAGGTTCCCTGAGGATAAAGAGCTATTCTTTGTACTAGTGAGCCCTGAGTTCGAAGCTCCTACCAAGAAGATGAGAGCTGCATTGCCTACAGAGATTCCGATGGTTCACCATGTTTGGAACAGTAGCCAAGCGGCTGCTTTAGTCGCGGCTGTGTTGGAAGGAGACGCGGTGATGCTAGGGAAGGCTTTGTCGTCGGATAAAGTTGTGGAGCCGACGAGGGCTCCGTTGATTCCGGGGATGGAGGCTGTGAAGAAGGCTGCTTTGGAAGCTGGGGCGTTTGGATGTACGATTAGTGGAGCTGGACCAACTGCGGTTGCGGTGATTGATGCGGCGGAGAAAGGAGAggagattggtgagaggatggTGGAGGCTTTTATGAGGGTTGGGAACTTGAAGTCTGTTGCTtgtgtgaagaagcttgataaGGTTGGTGCTAGGCTTGTTAGTAGCGTCTCCAGGTGA